A genome region from Anopheles stephensi strain Indian chromosome 2, UCI_ANSTEP_V1.0, whole genome shotgun sequence includes the following:
- the LOC118507062 gene encoding coiled-coil domain-containing protein 25, which yields MVFYFTSNVVQPPVTLFMGLDKYENEDLIRWGWPEDVWFHVHKVSSAHVYLRLEPGQTLDDIPTTVLEDACQLVKANSINGNKMNNVDIVYTMWDNLKKTAAMEVGQVAFHREKEVRMFRVEKRSNDIVNRLNKTKREESIDFRAEREKRDALERADKKRIAREQREQEREDEKRRQEEAELRSYNSLMKPENMTSNYDAGNDSDEFM from the exons ATGGTATTTTACTTCACCAGCAATGTTGTTCAGCCACCGGTGACACTGTTCATGGGTTTGGATAAGTACGAAA ATGAGGATCTGATCCGATGGGGCTGGCCGGAAGATGTGTGGTTTCACGTGCACAAGGTCTCGTCGGCCCACGTGTACCTGCGGCTCGAGCCGGGCCAAACGCTGGACGACATCCCGACGACCGTGCTGGAAGATGCCTGCCAGCTGGTCAAGGCTAACAGCATCAACGGCAACAAGATGAACAACGTCGACATCGTGTACACCATGTGGGACAATCTGAAGAAAACAGCCGCCATGGAGGTGGGCCAGGTGGCGTTCCATCGCGAGAAGGAGGTGCGCATGTTTCGGGTGGAAAAGCGCAGCAACGACATAGTGAACCGGCTGAACAAGACGAAGCGGGAAGAATCGATCGACTTTCGGGCGGAGCGAGAAAAGCGGGACGCGCTGGAGCGTGCCGATAAGAAGCGGATTGCGCGCGAGCAGCGCGAACAGGAAAGGGAGGACGAGAAGCGGCGCCAGGAGGAGGCGGAACTGCGGAGCTACAATTCGCTAATGAAACCGGAAAACATGACGTCCAACTACGACGCCGGTAACGATTCGGATGAGTTTATGTGA
- the LOC118507058 gene encoding transcription elongation factor SPT6, giving the protein MADFIDSEAEESEEEEELEPHERKKLRKNKAVSDSEDEEEDDEDRLREELKDLIDDNPIEEESDNDDSDDGSEGGHQKRKKSDDELDDRLEDEDYELIEENLGVKVERKRFKRLKKFTNDDGSDGESGDEGMIRETIENRLFDAASDDDEERASDHDGGGQRDTMANVREHYDEEEDEESDADDFIVDDDGVPISDKRKKRRHIFTDASLQEGQDIFGVDFDYDEFEKYDDEYEEGSEAEDEYEEEQLEQVDRPSGGDRGKKAKPAARKRMLKKSIYEIYEPSELKRGHFTDMDNVIRKLDVPERMQLRDVPVTAVPEGSNELDEEAEWIYQQAFCKPHVSDQGTVTRKPPSNVPKIKHTLDFMRNQHLEVPFIAFYRKEYVQPDLNINDLWKIYKFDSMWCQLLGRKTSLQRLYENMRNYQLDKLMENPDAPIPEDMRVIRDEDLARLRLVQSHEELKDVHLHFLLYYAHDIAPMRTRLREKSRQSMQSVSKKASAAKKKSTEDGEGDENEVEENGDEEDKDLGEEEEEEKPKGAGGSREDAKADQGGKDRVRLNIDIGPYEICRKRGLTGLTKRFGLTPEQFAENVRDSYQRHEVEQETKEPLEVAKEYMGTTFESPEEVLQGGVFMVARQLAREPLFRKCIRELYFERAKLNVRPTKKGMKEIDETHPCYTMKYLKEKPVRDLTGDQYLKLYIAQEDKLLTMELVDRIEGNTSGDFLEELKALYHRDEFAKNVQEWNKVRAECVVLAVNRMVIPDLKRELHNTLLTEAKDAVLRVCCRKLYNWIKVAPYRPPVPDFDDYEWETTRGVRVMGVAYVPDYTQSAFGAIIAPDGEVTDYLRIPHLLKKKNAYRESEKQCKETDLRTITNFIRSKKPHVIVIGGESKDALMVQQDFVECLKRLQEEEQFPQIAVEIVDNELAKVYANSIKGTSDFKEYPPLLRQAISIARRVQDPLVEFSQLCNSDEEILCLRYHSLQEQLSKEELLENIQLEFINRTNEVGVDVNLAVQNPLTANLVQFICGLGPRKGQTMLKLLKQTNSRLENRTQLVTTCHMGPKVFINCSGFIKIDTNSLGDSTETYVEVLDGSRVHPETYEWARKMAVDALEYDDEEANPAGALEEILEAPERLKDLDLDAFAIELDRQGFGNKSITLYDIRAELNSRYKDLRTPFRSVTAEELFDYLTKETPESLYVGKMMLATVTGFTYRKPQGEQLDQANPVRNDETGFWQCPFCMKTEFPELSEVWNHFDAGECPGQATGVRVRFDNGLNGFIHIKNLSDKHVKNPEERVQIGQTVHVRVTKIDIERFSLECSSKSSDLCDRKQEWRPRKDACYDQEAEEADSRKEADSKKQQARQQYVKRVIVHPSFHNISYAEALKLLEGYDQGDVVVRPSSKGSDHLTATWKVTDDIYQHIDVREEGKENVFSLGQSLWIGNDEFEDLDEIIARHITPMAIYVRDLLNYKYYRDTDGGSKEKAEEIIKAEKQKNPNKIHYILSVSKTYPGRFLLSYLPRNKFRHEYVTVTPDGYRFRHQTFDSVNSLLKWFKEHFRDPIPVDTPKSTPKVGGMSSRTPYGSTPKFSDINSETIESVAKNMPPHMLNSLSAAAHRTPHYSFTPLEYGSSNFVTTPYTPSGQTPYMTPYQQTPHFSQTPRYGTSTPSQYSNKSSYTGIPTGHPPPSVSHHGYKSSSSARGGMGGASSAASSSSLMMMQQPSPYSNSSDHHYRTQASSQQQLQHQMHHARNNEYDSWSKATDSWSNRGGSSMMKSHHASSDRSSGGSYQHHHRGDAGRSSDSVTSSNSHDHRMTPRSSSKYSASRSPMPPPSQPPPSSSATPSQQQAQAASTAAAAASLTLGDATPLWDE; this is encoded by the exons ATGGCCGATTTCATCGATTCAGAAGCGGAGGAAAGTGAG gaggaggaggagttgGAACCACATGAGCGTAAAAAGCTAAGAAAAAATAAGGCCGTTTCGGACAGCGAGGATGAGGAAGAAG ACGATGAAGACCGATTGCGCGAGGAACTGAAGGATCTGATCGATGATAATCCGATCGAGGAGGAAAGCGACAATGACGATTCGGACGATGGTTCCGAAGGAGGGCACCAGAAGCGCAAGAAAAGCGACGACGAGCTGGACGATCGGCTCGAGGACGAAGATTACGAGCTGATCGAGGAGAATCTGGGCGTCAAAGTCGAGCGG AAACGCTTCAAGCGCTTGAAAAAGTTTACCAACGACGATGGGAGCGATGGCGAGTCGGGCGATGAGGGCATGATACGGGAAACGATCGAAAATCGCCTGTTCGATGCCGCATCCGACGATGACGAGGAGCGTGCCTCGGATCACGACGGAGGTGGCCAGCGCGATACGATGGCGAACGTGCGCGAGCACtacgacgaggaggaggacgaagaATCGGACGCGGACGATTTCATCGTGGATGATGACGGTGTGCCGATCAGCGATAAGCGCAAAAAGCGTCGACACATCTTTACCGATGCATCGCTGCAGGAGGGGCAGGACATATTCGGGGTGGATTTCGATTACGATGAGTTTGAGAAGTACGACGACGAGTACGAGGAAGGTTCGGAAGCGGAGGATGAGTACGAGGAGGAGCAACTGGAGCAGGTCGATCGTCCGAGTGGTGGGGATCGGGGCAAAAAGGCTAAACCGGCCGCCCGGAAGCGAATGTTGAAAAAATCCATCTACGAAATTTACGAACCGAGCGAACTGAAGCGTGGTCATTTTACCGATATGGACAACGTGATCCGGAAGCTCGACGTGCCGGAACGAATGCAGCTGCGAGACGTCCCGGTGACGGCGGTGCCGGAAGGTTCGAACGAGCTGGACGAGGAAGCGGAATGGATCTATCAGCAAGCGTTCTGCAAGCCGCACGTCTCCGACCAGGGCACGGTAACGCGCAAGCCTCCCTCGAACGTGCCGAAAATTAAGCATACGCTAGATTTTATGCGCAACCAGCATCTGGAGGTCCCGTTCATTGCCTTCTACCGGAAGGAGTACGTCCAGCCGGATCTGAACATTAACGATCTGTGGAAGATCTACAAGTTCGACTCGATGTGGTGCCAGCTGCTGGGGCGCAAAACTTCACTCCAGCGGTTGTACGAGAATATGCGCAACTATCAGTTGGACAAGCTGATGGAAAACCCGGACGCACCGATACCGGAGGATATGCGCGTGATCCGGGACGAAGATCTAGCCCGGCTGCGTTTGGTACAGTCACACGAAGAGCTGAAGGATGTGCATCTACACTTTTTGCTCTATTATGCGCACGACATTGCGCCGATGCGGACGCGGCTGCGCGAAAAATCACGTCAGTCGATGCAATCGGTGTCAAAGAAAGCTTCCGCtgcgaagaagaaaagcacCGAGGATGGGGAAGGCGATGAGAACGAGGTCGAGGAGAATGGAGATGAGGAGGATAAGGATCtgggggaggaggaggaggaagaaaagcCAAAAGGAGCCGGAGGATCACGGGAGGACGCTAAAGCGGATCAAGGTGGGAAGGACCGTGTACGGCTGAACATTGACATTGGTCCGTACGAGATCTGTCGGAAGCGTGGACTGACAGGGCTGACGAAACGGTTCGGCCTAACGCCGGAACAGTTTGCGGAGAACGTGCGGGACAGCTACCAACGGCACGAGGTAGAGCAGGAAACGAAGGAACCGCTCGAGGTGGCCAAAGAATACATGGGCACGACGTTCGAATCGCCCGAGGAAGTACTGCAGGGTGGCGTGTTTATGGTCGCACGACAGCTCGCCCGTGAACCACTGTTCCGGAAGTGTATCCGGGAGTTGTACTTCGAGCGCGCCAAGCTTAACGTGCGCCCGACTAAGAAAGGCATGAAAGAAATCGATGAAACGCACCCATGCTACACGATGAAGTATCTGAAGGAGAAGCCGGTCCGCGATCTGACTGGCGATCAGTATCTGAAGCTCTACATCGCCCAGGAAGACAAGCTGCTAACGATGGAGCTGGTGGACCGGATCGAAGGCAACACGTCGGGCGACTTTCTCGAGGAACTGAAGGCACTCTACCATCGCGACGAGTTTGCAAAGAACGTGCAGGAGTGGAACAAAGTTCGGGCGGAATGTGTCGTGCTGGCCGTTAACCGCATGGTCATTCCGGATCTAAAGCGCGAGCTGCACAACACGCTACTGACCGAGGCGAAGGACGCAGTGCTGCGTGTTTGCTGCCGAAAGCTGTACAACTGGATCAAGGTCGCACCGTACCGACCACCGGTGCCCGATTTTGACGATTACGAGTGGGAAACGACACGCGGCGTTCGGGTGATGGGTGTCGCCTACGTGCCCGACTACACACAATCCGCGTTCGGGGCAATAATCGCCCCCGACGGTGAGGTGACGGACTATCTGCGCATACCGCACTTgctcaagaagaagaacgcGTACCGCGAATCGGAAAAGCAGTGCAAAGAGACGGATTTGCGCACAATCACCAACTTCATTCGCAGCAAAAAGCCGCACGTGATCGTGATCGGGGGCGAATCGAAGGATGCGCTGATGGTGCAGCAGGATTTTGTCGAGTGCTTAAAGCGACTGCAGGAAGAGGAACAATTCCCGCAGATAGCGGTCGAGATCGTGGACAACGAGCTGGCCAAGGTGTACGCCAACTCGATCAAGGGTACGAGCGATTTTAAGGAGTATCCACCACTGCTGCGGCAGGCAATCTCGATCGCACGGCGCGTGCAGGATCCGTTGGTTGAGTTTTCGCAGCTGTGTAACTCGGACGAGGAAATCCTTTGCCTGCGGTATCACTCGCTCCAAGAGCAGCTAAGCAAGGAGGAGCTGTTGGAGAACATTCAGCTCGAGTTTATCAATCGCACTAACGAGGTGGGTGTGGATGTGAATCTGGCCGTGCAGAACCCGCTGACGGCGAACCTGGTGCAGTTTATCTGCGGCTTGGGTCCGCGCAAAGGGCAGACAATGTTGAAGCTGTTGAAGCAAACCAACTCACGGCTCGAGAACCGAACGCAGCTCGTTACGACGTGTCACATGGGTCCGAAGGTTTTCATCAACTGCTCCGGCTTCATCAAAATCGATACCAACTCGCTCGGCGATAGCACGGAAACGTACGTGGAGGTGTTGGACGGTTCGCGCGTCCATCCGGAAACCTACGAATGGGCACGCAAGATGGCAGTCGATGCGCTGGAGTACGACGACGAGGAAGCTAATCCGGCTGGTGCGCTGGAAGAAATTTTGGAAGCACCGGAACGGCTGAAGGATCTCGATTTGGACGCGTTCGCGATCGAGCTCGATCGGCAAGGGTTCGGCAACAAGAGCATTACGCTGTACGACATTCGGGCGGAGTTGAACTCGCGCTACAAGGATCTTCGCACGCCGTTCCGCTCGGTGACGGCGGAAGAGTTGTTCGATTACCTCACGAAGGAAACGCCCGAATCGCTGTACGTCGGTAAGATGATGCTGGCGACGGTGACCGGGTTTACCTACCGGAAGCCGCAGGGCGAACAGCTGGATCAGGCTAACCCGGTGCGCAACGATGAGACCGGCTTCTGGCAGTGCCCGTTCTGTATGAAAACGGAATTTCCCGAACTGTCCGAGGTGTGGAATCACTTCGATGCGGGCGAGTGTCCGGGGCAGGCGACCGGCGTACGGGTACGGTTCGACAACGGGCTGAACGGGTTCATTCACATCAAGAATCTGTCCGACAAGCACGTGAAGAATCCGGAGGAGCGCGTGCAGATCGGGCAGACGGTGCACGTGCGCGTGACGAAGATCGACATTGAGCGGTTTTCGTTGGAGTGTTCGTCGAAAAGTTCGGATCTGTGCGATCGCAAGCAAGAGTGGCGCCCGCGGAAGGACGCCTGCTACGATCAGGAAGCGGAAGAAGCGGACTCGCGCAAGGAGGCCGATTCGAAGAAGCAACAGGCGCGGCAACAGTACGTGAAGCGCGTGATCGTGCATCCTTCCTTCCACAACATCTCGTACGCGGAGGCACTGAAGCTGCTGGAAGGGTACGATCAGGGCGATGTGGTGGTGCGCCCGTCGAGCAAGGGTTCCGACCACCTGACGGCGACGTGGAAGGTGACGGACGACATCTACCAGCACATCGATGTGCGCGAAGAGGGCAAAGAGAACGTGTTCAGTCTCGGCCAATCGCTGTGGATCGGGAACGATGAGTTTGAAGATTTGGACGAAATCATCGCCCGGCACATCACGCCGATGGCCATCTACGTGCGCGATTTGCTCAACTACAAGTACTACCGGGACACGGACGGCGGATCGAAGGAGAAAGCGGAGGAAATCATCAAGGCGGAAAAGCAGAAAAATCCCAACAAAATCCACTACATCCTATCCGTCTCGAAAACGTACCCGGGCCGGTTTCTGCTGTCCTATCTGCCGCGCAACAAGTTCCGGCACGAGTACGTGACGGTCACGCCCGACGGCTACCGGTTTCGGCACCAGACGTTCGATTCGGTAAACTCGCTGCTCAAATGGTTTAAGGAACACTTTCGCGACCCGATACCGGTCGATACGCCCAAGAGCACGCCCAAGGTGGGAGGAATGTCGTCGCGCACACCGTACGGCAGCACGCCCAAGTTTAGCGATATTAATA GTGAAACGATCGAGTCGGTTGCGAAAAATATGCCTCCGCACATGCTGAACTCGTTGTCGGCCGCGGCACACCGGACGCCGCACTATTCCTTCACGCCGCTCGAGTATGGGTCGAGCAATTTCGTGACTACG CCCTACACACCGAGCGGACAAACGCCGTACATGACGCCGTACCAGCAAACGCCCCACTTCTCGCAAACGCCCCGCTACGGCACCTCGACACCTTCCCAGTACTCCAACAAATCCTCGTACACCGGGATCCCGACCGGCCATCCGCCACCTTCCGTCAGCCACCACGGGTACAAATCGTCCTCGTCCGCGCGTGGCGGGATGGGCGGTGCGAGCAGtgcggccagcagcagcagcctcaTGATGATGCAGCAACCCTCACCGTACTCGAACAGCAGTGACCATCACTACCGGACGCAAGCGTCgtcccagcagcagctgcagcaccaGATGCACCATGCGCGCAACAACGAGTACGACAGCTGGTCCAAGGCCACCGATTCCTGGAGCAACCGGGGTGGTAGCAGTATGATGAAGAGCCATCACGCTTCATCAGACCGAAG CTCCGGTGGATCttaccagcatcatcatcgtggtgATGCCGGCCGATCTAGCGATTCCGTGACCTCGTCCAACTCGCACGACCATCGCATGACACCGCGCTCATCGTCCAAATATTCGGCCAGCCGGTCCCCGATGCCGCCACCTTCCCAACCGCCTCCCTCGTCGTCGGCGACACCATCCCAACAGCAAGCCCAGGCGGCATCGACGGCGGCAGCTGCTGCCTCTTTAACGCTCGGCGATGCGACGCCACTGTGGGACGAATAG
- the LOC118507061 gene encoding queuine tRNA-ribosyltransferase catalytic subunit: MFTSRAIKPLFASGLHVPTSYASVWQASSTAMESPTAIPNGASEDSNTTNIPPLRYRVTAKCSVTKARVGVMSVRHADVDTPVFMPVGTQGTLKGVLPDQLLELDCRIMLGNTYHLGMRPGTTVLEKAGGLHRFMGWPRALLTDSGGFQMVSLLQLAEITEQGVRFQSPYDGSECMLTPERSMEIQNAIGADIMMQLDDVVKTTTTGPRVEEAMHRTIRWLDRSIAAHGRDDDQSIFPIVQGGLQPDLRRVCAAELTKRNTRGFAVGGLSGGESKDEFWRTVHLCTDLLPEDKPRYLMGVGFAADLVVCVALGVDMFDCVFPTRTARFGCALTRAGQINLKQRTFAQDMRPIEDDCECSTCRTYTRAYLHHIVTVEPVACSIVSVHNVAFQLRLMSDMRNAIQEDRFPEFVKSYMAVRFPDDTVPQWIRDALAAVNVNL, translated from the coding sequence CGTCTGGCAAGCTTCCTCCACGGCAATGGAGTCACCAACAGCTATCCCGAACGGAGCTTCCGAGGATTCGAACACGACCAACATTCCACCGTTGCGGTACCGCGTGACGGCCAAGTGCAGCGTGACAAAGGCGCGCGTAGGAGTGATGAGCGTGCGGCATGCGGATGTTGACACGCCGGTGTTTATGCCGGTGGGCACACAGGGCACGCTCAAGGGTGTGCTGCCGGACCAGCTGCTGGAGCTCGATTGTCGTATAATGCTCGGCAACACGTACCATCTGGGAATGCGGCCCGGGACGACCGTGCTGGAGAAGGCGGGCGGTTTGCATCGGTTCATGGGCTGGCCCCGGGCACTGTTGACCGATTCGGGCGGCTTTCAGATGGTGTCGCTGTTGCAGCTGGCCGAAATCACCGAACAGGGCGTACGGTTCCAGAGCCCGTACGACGGCAGCGAATGCATGCTAACGCCAGAACGAAGCATGGAGATACAGAACGCGATCGGGGCGGACATTATGATGCAGCTGGACGATGTGGTcaaaacgacgacgactggACCGCGCGTGGAGGAAGCGATGCACCGGACGATCCGCTGGCTGGATCGAAGCATAGCGGCGCACGGGCGTGACGACGATCAAAGCATCTTTCCGATCGTGCAGGGAGGTTTGCAGCCCGACTTGAGGCGCGTATGTGCGGCAGAACTGACCAAGCGCAATACGCGAGGTTTTGCTGTCGGTGGACTGAGTGGAGGCGAAAGTAAGGACGAATTTTGGCGCACGGTACATCTCTGCACGGATCTGCTGCCCGAGGACAAACCACGGTATCTGATGGGTGTTGGGTTTGCGGCCGACCTGGTCGTGTGTGTGGCGCTCGGTGTGGATATGTTTGATTGCGTGTTTCCAACGCGAACGGCACGGTTTGGCTGTGCGCTGACCCGCGCCGGACAGATCAATCTGAAGCAGCGCACTTTTGCACAGGACATGCGACCAATCGAGGACGATTGCGAGTGTTCCACGTGTCGTACTTACACCCGAGCTTATCTGCATCACATCGTTACCGTTGAGCCGGTGGCCTGTAGCATCGTGAGCGTGCATAATGTGGCGTTCCAGCTGCGCCTTATGAGCGATATGCGGAACGCAATCCAGGAGGATCGGTTTCCGGAGTTTGTGAAATCGTACATGGCTGTGCGCTTCCCGGACGACACTGTCCCACAGTGGATTCGGGATGCTCTTGCCGCCGTCAATGTGAACCTGTAA
- the LOC118507063 gene encoding uncharacterized protein LOC118507063, which yields MLIVKPDSTLKFLPSVRLINNLNNRKGSRTGNSGNHLEFQVLTQIQYVP from the exons ATGTTAATTGTTAAACCAGACTCAACGCTCAAGTTTCTGCCATCCGTCAG GCTTATCAACAACTTGAACAACCGCAAGGGTAGCCGTACGGGAAATTCCGGCAACCATCTCGAGTTCCAGGTGCTCACCCAGATCCAGTACGTACCCTGA